One Deinococcus grandis DNA window includes the following coding sequences:
- a CDS encoding S8 family serine peptidase: protein MNRYLMTGLLGFLGLAYAAQVQPTTAPPGTSLRLTLTDGIQVDDPKLFIGAHKLDATKVPNSDGKQWDFKMPVGVLPGPQPIQLRSEGKEPTRVLSWVTALRNSEQDQNSIVVVSRKSADTFKIQDKIFQLSKNLVNTNSKYIPDPIKELIKGQIKSTPLNIELLKNDVRGKIYIPGEYIEGFLKNNATPQQKIEQVRQLQLEALKIKNSDQLRDFQKSIEVAATGSQGQQLNFNGYTSKVFLDPIGGTQGKSGVSIAYFKQYVEPSQRSDGNICQQKLFRISFTGKDAAIFKAISLSLLSQDKDFWIDPTGYGIPSQTTPPQQQTQIATQMQYSILQANVRQLNHSGLFDNGRIVYPDGGKGVTVFVIDSDSSVAKTGDKSDGLNLHGDAITRIIKTMAPGAVVVQRHACANGICRIEDIVSALCDAANAAPSGKVIVNLSLNTPYPSEMLAEAMRQVTDNGGLIVTAHGNNYRCRINGSQPGSLGVDYCNAYPADWTGEPSSLTVSPPSVMNHTDWKGRLYSVGAWDISKNSPAIYNRDIREKLSDGYRTIAPTYPKLYAPGTFFFKFRDVLSSEFAGTSFAAPAVSAMFATWWTTQNKAAVPDFIPKVENATSERKYQAQPLMYKLIQAANIH from the coding sequence ATGAACAGATACCTGATGACAGGACTGCTGGGCTTCCTTGGTCTGGCGTACGCAGCGCAAGTGCAGCCTACCACTGCGCCCCCAGGAACTTCGTTGAGATTGACACTCACCGACGGAATACAGGTTGATGATCCGAAGCTGTTCATTGGTGCTCACAAATTGGATGCGACTAAAGTTCCAAATAGCGATGGTAAACAGTGGGATTTCAAGATGCCGGTGGGGGTTCTGCCCGGGCCACAGCCCATCCAGTTGCGGTCAGAAGGTAAAGAGCCTACTCGCGTACTGTCCTGGGTGACAGCTCTTCGTAATTCGGAACAAGATCAGAACTCTATTGTCGTTGTGTCCAGAAAGAGCGCAGATACTTTTAAAATACAAGATAAAATTTTTCAATTGAGTAAGAATTTGGTGAATACTAATAGTAAATATATCCCGGATCCAATAAAAGAATTGATTAAAGGTCAGATAAAATCAACGCCGTTAAATATTGAGCTGCTTAAAAATGATGTGCGGGGGAAGATATATATTCCTGGTGAATATATAGAAGGTTTCTTAAAAAATAATGCAACGCCTCAGCAAAAAATTGAGCAAGTGCGTCAGCTACAACTGGAGGCTTTAAAAATTAAGAATAGCGATCAATTAAGAGATTTTCAAAAATCAATTGAAGTAGCCGCAACTGGCAGCCAGGGGCAGCAGCTCAATTTTAATGGCTATACGTCAAAAGTTTTTCTGGATCCAATTGGAGGAACGCAAGGTAAGTCGGGTGTATCCATTGCATACTTCAAGCAATATGTCGAACCGTCTCAGAGATCGGATGGTAATATTTGTCAGCAAAAACTCTTTAGAATCAGTTTTACGGGTAAAGACGCTGCTATTTTCAAAGCAATTTCCCTGAGTCTTTTGTCGCAAGATAAAGATTTCTGGATTGACCCCACCGGGTATGGTATCCCATCTCAGACGACCCCACCCCAGCAGCAGACTCAGATTGCGACGCAGATGCAATATTCAATCCTCCAGGCGAACGTGCGCCAGCTTAATCATAGTGGGCTTTTCGATAACGGACGCATCGTTTATCCGGATGGTGGAAAAGGTGTCACAGTATTTGTCATTGATTCGGATAGTTCGGTGGCAAAAACTGGAGATAAGAGTGATGGTCTCAATTTGCATGGAGATGCCATCACACGAATTATCAAGACCATGGCGCCGGGAGCAGTCGTTGTGCAGCGCCATGCCTGCGCCAATGGCATATGTCGCATCGAGGACATCGTCAGTGCACTCTGCGACGCTGCGAATGCTGCACCTTCTGGAAAAGTGATCGTCAACCTGAGCTTGAATACTCCATACCCATCTGAAATGTTGGCTGAGGCTATGCGGCAAGTGACAGACAATGGCGGACTAATCGTAACGGCACATGGTAATAATTATCGATGCAGAATAAATGGATCTCAGCCTGGATCGCTGGGAGTGGATTACTGTAATGCATATCCCGCCGACTGGACAGGAGAACCGAGTAGCCTAACCGTGAGTCCGCCCAGTGTGATGAATCACACTGATTGGAAGGGGCGTTTGTACAGTGTCGGTGCATGGGATATAAGCAAAAATAGCCCTGCGATTTATAATAGAGATATTCGTGAAAAATTGAGCGATGGATATAGAACAATTGCTCCAACCTATCCAAAACTTTATGCTCCCGGAACCTTTTTCTTTAAATTTAGGGACGTATTGTCAAGTGAGTTTGCTGGCACTTCGTTTGCCGCTCCTGCTGTGTCCGCAATGTTCGCAACATGGTGGACGACGCAAAATAAAGCAGCTGTGCCTGATTTTATTCCCAAAGTGGAAAACGCTACTTCGGAAAGGAAATATCAGGCACAGCCTTTAATGTACAAACTAATCCAGGCAGCTAATATTCATTAG
- a CDS encoding vWA domain-containing protein, with translation MSRAVTLSLLLLGSAAAAQDAPCSLPSGELPTRTRVVFVLDTSGSMRGIGDGRADIFARVKGQLNAFVRAAQPDRVDLITFDSGLRSRRTFDAPAGSGAWNAALGALKADGSNTFLYRSVRDALRPLTARDGEVTQVFVLTDGIDNDTREQGKTVTATDALNAWTGRGPLDRLTYVALGTDIPAEARAALSASTYASGLTVPVNVVPDLGSAGLEGGLRRMTGDALPAPFPDGTAVTLASGTPGLSLAAPTVQGTEVRLTVPAGLRPGTPALLCAPPVAAAGWIAPRERQVLLRLTGQPLTWLNPGADLALRGGEDVVLRLRAAPGLNTARITLGALPAGVTGRVDAPAGSRDFTVTLRATRPQPELTVTPTLLLPEVGATPLPTLRGQAGGRTLSTPAITPTPGTPAPTPSPAGRWAWLALLPLLALGAWAALRRRATPAPAPRAAPARPFLPGVEGIEYREDRTLHLVTADGEVAGVPTPLGGPFDLGQLSRVPHLSGLRAEQHRDGLKLLRLPPDLDVSQGARLLQAGDIVRPGTLIGVAVARQVRAPRLELGELAGLGLPLALHVTGPSVQVRGPYGAHVLRITAPVTDLGGALRAPALDGLRVTLSGHTLLLLGTPAGVQLRAAGDSQPLRDSQPLPAHALLDFLPPGSGA, from the coding sequence ATGTCCCGCGCCGTCACTCTGTCCCTCCTGCTGCTGGGGTCCGCTGCGGCCGCGCAGGACGCCCCGTGCTCGCTTCCGTCCGGCGAGCTGCCCACCCGCACCCGCGTGGTCTTCGTGCTGGATACCAGCGGCAGCATGCGCGGGATCGGGGACGGCCGGGCCGACATCTTCGCGCGGGTCAAGGGGCAGCTGAACGCCTTCGTGCGCGCCGCGCAGCCCGACCGGGTGGACCTGATCACCTTCGATTCGGGCCTGCGGTCCCGGCGCACCTTCGACGCCCCGGCCGGGAGTGGCGCGTGGAACGCCGCGCTGGGGGCCCTGAAGGCGGACGGCAGCAACACGTTCCTGTACCGCAGCGTCCGTGACGCGCTGCGTCCGCTGACCGCCCGTGACGGCGAGGTCACGCAGGTGTTCGTCCTGACCGACGGGATCGACAACGACACGCGCGAGCAGGGAAAGACCGTCACCGCCACGGATGCCCTGAACGCCTGGACCGGTCGCGGGCCGCTGGACCGCCTGACGTACGTGGCTCTGGGCACGGACATTCCCGCCGAGGCGCGCGCCGCGCTGAGTGCCAGCACCTACGCCAGCGGCCTGACGGTGCCCGTGAACGTCGTGCCGGACCTGGGCAGTGCGGGCCTGGAGGGCGGCCTGCGCCGTATGACCGGCGATGCGCTGCCCGCCCCGTTCCCAGACGGCACCGCCGTGACGCTGGCGAGCGGCACCCCCGGCCTCTCGCTGGCGGCGCCTACCGTGCAGGGGACCGAGGTGCGCCTGACCGTCCCGGCCGGACTGCGGCCCGGCACGCCCGCGCTGCTGTGCGCGCCGCCCGTCGCGGCGGCCGGGTGGATCGCGCCGAGGGAAAGGCAGGTGCTGCTGCGCCTGACCGGCCAGCCGCTGACGTGGCTGAATCCCGGCGCGGACCTCGCCCTGCGCGGCGGGGAAGACGTCGTGCTGCGCCTGCGCGCCGCGCCCGGCCTGAACACTGCCCGCATCACGCTGGGCGCGCTGCCTGCCGGGGTGACGGGCCGCGTGGACGCCCCCGCCGGATCGCGGGACTTCACGGTCACCCTGCGCGCCACGCGCCCACAGCCGGAGTTGACCGTCACGCCGACCCTCCTGCTGCCGGAGGTGGGGGCCACCCCGCTGCCCACCCTGCGCGGGCAGGCGGGCGGCCGCACGCTGAGTACCCCGGCGATCACCCCCACGCCCGGTACACCGGCCCCGACACCGTCCCCGGCGGGACGCTGGGCGTGGCTGGCGCTGCTGCCCCTGCTGGCCCTCGGGGCCTGGGCCGCCCTGCGGCGGCGCGCCACCCCGGCCCCCGCCCCGCGCGCCGCGCCAGCCCGCCCGTTCCTGCCCGGCGTGGAGGGCATCGAGTACCGCGAGGACCGCACCCTGCACCTCGTCACCGCCGACGGGGAGGTCGCGGGCGTGCCCACGCCGCTGGGCGGGCCCTTCGACCTGGGGCAGCTGAGCCGCGTGCCGCACCTGAGCGGCCTGCGTGCCGAGCAGCACCGCGACGGCCTGAAACTCCTGCGCCTCCCGCCGGACCTGGACGTCAGCCAGGGCGCGCGGCTCCTCCAGGCCGGGGACATCGTGCGGCCCGGCACCCTGATCGGCGTGGCTGTGGCCCGGCAGGTCCGCGCCCCCCGCCTGGAACTGGGAGAACTGGCCGGACTGGGCCTGCCCCTCGCGCTGCATGTCACTGGCCCCAGCGTGCAGGTGCGCGGCCCGTACGGCGCGCACGTCCTGCGCATCACCGCGCCCGTCACGGATCTGGGCGGGGCGCTGCGGGCTCCGGCACTGGACGGCCTGCGCGTCACCCTGAGCGGCCACACCCTGCTGCTGCTGGGCACGCCCGCCGGGGTGCAGCTGCGCGCCGCCGGGGACAGCCAGCCGCTGCGGGACAGCCAGCCGCTCCCGGCGCACGCGCTGCTGGACTTCCTGCCGCCCGGGTCCGGCGCGTGA
- a CDS encoding NAD(P)H-dependent oxidoreductase subunit E: MPVTRLEICTEHLSIDQREDLLDAVWNALRISPGMVTADGNVELSLSHCGPAVAPEDAPLVRVGEVEYRNVTPERLVTLMKRWSR; this comes from the coding sequence GTGCCCGTCACCCGCCTGGAAATCTGCACCGAACACCTGAGCATCGACCAACGAGAAGACCTGCTGGACGCCGTCTGGAACGCCCTGCGGATCAGCCCCGGCATGGTCACCGCCGACGGGAACGTGGAACTGAGTCTCTCGCACTGCGGGCCAGCCGTGGCGCCCGAGGACGCCCCGCTGGTCCGGGTGGGCGAGGTCGAATACCGCAACGTCACCCCCGAGCGCCTCGTGACCCTGATGAAACGCTGGAGCCGCTGA
- a CDS encoding DNA gyrase subunit B, translating into MTQTDDTVQDITTTAGPSAEYTAADISVLEGMDAVRKRPGMYVQGGTGIDGYHQLLTEIIDNGIDEGLANFATEIHVILHADGAATVTDNGRGIPIDIMQSKGRPAIEVIFSELHAGGKFGQGAYKVSGGLHGVGSTVVNALSLYLDVTVNKHGHLHNVRFEKGILVKPLRDEGPTPDSVTWATSVSFHPDPSIFKEFDNQFNYDRIRNRLRELAYLTGLKIVIRDERVDLHAGQIREETFHEKGGIANFARALVTDDTKLLYDQPIVMTGQHSGVNVKVAFIHANTYASDNILTYANMIRTRDGGTPLTGFKTAYTRILNKYAKDKNLIKNGNPTPSGDDLLEGIYCVVSVEVEDPQFESQAKVKLLNSEAQTAVNAVVGEKFAEFLEENPKVGKTIVEKAAEAARAREAARKARDIVRRSNPLENDDLPGKLADCSSQDPSESELFIVEGISAGGSAKGGRERRFQAILPLRGKILNVEKAELNKILKNAEIRALIGAIGAGVEGTGDRMHFDLSNLRYHKIIIMTDADMDGGHIATLLLTFFYRYMRPVVEAGYLYIAQPPLYRIMIGREKKGTYLYTNEDLKEHVARANKEGKKYDIQRFKGLGEMNADQLWDTTMNPETRALKRVGIEDLIVANEVFENLMGSDVAPRKTFIQENARFAEISV; encoded by the coding sequence ATGACCCAGACCGACGACACCGTGCAGGACATCACCACCACCGCCGGCCCCAGCGCCGAATACACCGCCGCCGACATCAGCGTCCTGGAGGGCATGGACGCCGTGCGCAAGCGCCCCGGCATGTACGTGCAGGGCGGCACCGGCATCGACGGCTACCACCAGCTCCTGACCGAGATCATCGACAACGGCATCGACGAGGGTCTCGCCAACTTCGCCACCGAGATCCACGTCATCCTGCACGCCGACGGCGCCGCCACCGTCACCGACAACGGCCGCGGCATTCCCATCGACATCATGCAGAGCAAGGGCCGCCCCGCCATCGAGGTCATCTTCAGCGAACTCCACGCCGGGGGCAAATTCGGCCAGGGGGCCTACAAGGTCTCCGGCGGCCTGCACGGTGTCGGCAGCACCGTCGTGAACGCCCTGAGCCTCTACCTGGACGTCACCGTCAACAAGCACGGTCACCTGCACAACGTCCGCTTCGAGAAGGGCATCCTCGTCAAACCCCTGCGCGACGAGGGCCCCACCCCGGACAGCGTCACCTGGGCGACCAGCGTCAGCTTCCACCCGGACCCCAGCATCTTCAAGGAGTTCGACAACCAGTTCAACTACGACCGCATCCGCAACCGCCTGCGTGAACTGGCGTACCTGACGGGCCTGAAGATCGTCATCCGCGACGAACGCGTGGACCTGCACGCCGGGCAGATCAGGGAAGAAACCTTCCACGAGAAGGGCGGCATCGCCAACTTCGCCCGCGCCCTGGTCACCGACGACACCAAACTCCTGTACGACCAGCCCATCGTCATGACCGGCCAGCACAGCGGCGTGAACGTCAAGGTCGCGTTCATCCACGCGAACACCTACGCCAGCGACAATATCCTGACGTACGCGAACATGATCCGCACCCGTGACGGCGGCACCCCCCTGACCGGCTTCAAGACGGCGTACACCCGCATCCTGAACAAGTACGCCAAGGACAAGAACCTCATCAAGAACGGCAACCCCACCCCCAGCGGCGACGACCTCCTCGAAGGGATCTACTGCGTCGTCAGCGTCGAGGTGGAAGACCCGCAGTTCGAAAGCCAGGCGAAGGTCAAACTGCTGAACAGCGAGGCGCAGACCGCCGTGAACGCCGTCGTCGGCGAGAAATTCGCCGAGTTCCTCGAGGAGAACCCCAAGGTCGGCAAGACCATCGTCGAGAAAGCCGCCGAGGCCGCCCGCGCCCGCGAAGCCGCCCGCAAGGCCCGCGACATCGTCCGCCGCAGCAACCCCCTGGAAAACGACGACCTGCCCGGCAAACTCGCCGACTGCAGCAGCCAGGACCCCAGCGAAAGCGAACTGTTCATCGTCGAAGGGATCTCCGCAGGCGGCAGCGCCAAAGGCGGACGCGAACGCCGCTTCCAGGCGATCCTCCCCCTGCGCGGCAAGATCCTCAACGTCGAAAAAGCCGAACTGAACAAGATCCTCAAAAACGCCGAGATCCGCGCCCTCATCGGCGCCATCGGCGCGGGCGTCGAAGGCACCGGCGACCGCATGCACTTCGACCTCAGCAACCTCCGCTACCACAAGATCATCATCATGACCGACGCCGACATGGACGGCGGGCACATCGCCACCCTGCTGCTGACCTTCTTCTACCGCTACATGCGCCCCGTCGTCGAAGCCGGATACCTGTACATCGCCCAGCCCCCCCTGTACCGCATCATGATCGGCCGCGAAAAGAAAGGCACGTACCTCTACACCAACGAGGACCTCAAGGAACACGTCGCCCGCGCCAACAAAGAAGGCAAGAAGTACGACATCCAACGCTTCAAAGGCCTCGGCGAGATGAACGCCGACCAGCTGTGGGACACCACCATGAACCCCGAAACCCGCGCCCTCAAACGCGTCGGCATCGAAGACCTCATCGTCGCCAACGAAGTCTTCGAAAACCTCATGGGCAGTGACGTCGCCCCGCGCAAGACCTTCATTCAGGAAAACGCGAGGTTCGCCGAAATTAGCGTCTAA
- a CDS encoding S41 family peptidase, whose product MPHNFRVRLLGLGVALLLSPAALGSPATDLFDAATRQVQRNYYGWATGDLTDLTRQYADTLAQRCAPEGDACSFDTGRAVLGDLFRAFGDAHTNVRDAEGAERLREQQLNLAVPRTGARVVRVEGGLLVAGVTPGSPAEEAGLREFDLITTVQGEAAGKRGGEDAPVGPKEFVRLERAAQPIQVTVRRAGRPDLALTLGSAALQARDEPTLSWVGPENRTALIRYPTFLPADAAALFVKRVQEARAGGAQALIVDLRFNGGGSLAQCVAAASVFTPVEYRAQSRGGSGSVYRGADGQLVPMTAPRRPPGPPPAPLWAGPTALLVGPNTASCAEVFTFYAQRAGALAVGEATKGVQNSGVNFLPLPDGGVVSVTILRAFGPDGAPLPERITPDVTAPTDLDLLTTAGRDSTLEAALLNLRGAQGLRPPER is encoded by the coding sequence GTGCCTCACAATTTCCGCGTTCGCCTGCTGGGCCTGGGCGTGGCCCTGCTCCTCTCACCGGCCGCGCTGGGCAGTCCCGCCACCGACCTGTTCGACGCGGCGACCCGGCAGGTGCAGCGCAACTACTACGGCTGGGCGACCGGCGACCTGACGGACCTGACACGGCAGTATGCGGACACCCTCGCGCAGCGCTGTGCGCCCGAGGGGGACGCCTGCTCGTTCGATACGGGCCGCGCGGTGCTGGGCGACCTGTTCAGGGCGTTCGGGGACGCGCACACGAACGTCCGCGACGCCGAGGGCGCCGAGCGCCTGCGCGAGCAGCAGCTGAACCTCGCGGTGCCGCGCACGGGCGCGCGGGTCGTGCGGGTCGAGGGCGGCCTGCTCGTCGCCGGGGTCACGCCCGGCAGCCCAGCCGAGGAGGCGGGACTGCGCGAGTTCGACCTGATCACCACCGTGCAGGGCGAGGCCGCCGGGAAACGCGGCGGGGAGGACGCCCCGGTCGGCCCGAAGGAGTTCGTGCGGCTGGAACGCGCCGCGCAGCCCATCCAGGTGACGGTCCGCCGCGCGGGCCGCCCGGACCTGGCCCTCACGCTGGGCAGCGCGGCGTTGCAGGCCCGCGACGAACCCACGCTGTCCTGGGTGGGCCCGGAGAACCGCACGGCGCTGATCCGCTACCCGACGTTCCTCCCGGCCGACGCGGCGGCGCTGTTCGTCAAGCGGGTGCAGGAGGCCCGCGCGGGCGGCGCGCAGGCGCTGATCGTGGACCTGCGCTTCAACGGGGGCGGGAGCCTCGCGCAGTGCGTGGCGGCGGCCAGCGTGTTCACGCCCGTCGAGTACCGCGCGCAGTCGCGCGGGGGGAGCGGCAGCGTGTACCGGGGCGCCGACGGGCAGCTGGTGCCCATGACCGCCCCGCGCCGCCCGCCGGGGCCGCCGCCCGCGCCGCTGTGGGCCGGGCCGACGGCGCTGCTGGTCGGGCCGAACACGGCGTCCTGCGCGGAGGTCTTCACGTTCTACGCGCAGCGTGCCGGGGCACTCGCGGTGGGCGAGGCGACCAAGGGCGTGCAGAACAGCGGCGTGAACTTCCTGCCCCTCCCGGACGGCGGGGTGGTGTCGGTCACGATCCTGCGGGCCTTCGGGCCGGACGGGGCGCCCCTGCCCGAACGGATCACGCCGGACGTCACGGCCCCCACCGACCTGGACCTGCTGACGACCGCGGGCCGCGACAGCACCCTGGAGGCGGCGCTGCTGAACCTGCGGGGCGCGCAGGGCCTGCGGCCACCCGAGCGGTAA
- a CDS encoding tetratricopeptide repeat protein: MKLLTLGGLRVDGATYRREKPLLLLAYLLLEGPQPRRRLADLFWPDAANPMNSLAQNLIRLRPLGAITETDQRVEAHLPCDAADFRAHHRAARWTEATTTYTGEFLEGLRLDLTPDLEEWLLDTRDTLASEARAAHLTLAEHHHARAEPTPAHAHAERAYRTPGAPPCPPEDLTRLWHLLGSTDHPLTLHLRRDADDLGLRLPTPTPPTPDHTLIGRHAELSTLTGLPTGSVAWISGPPGIGKTTLLRALTRHGWRLLSARGGLPLATLEPLSPHPLSSTADALNLLRDTRLKLAIDDWEDCDDTTRAALTLAARQTPGATIAITARHPPTIPTPHHLPLHSLTEHDLQNHPGAHAATGGHPTLLGAYLNGTPPDRTLDAHLRHLGDDHRRLFLALAAQDTPNLSATRAALNLSAATLAGTLDTLTREGLTTPDGSIRASTPARHLLDTHPLDTTLTHLHLARHHPHDTAWPHWLAARDLWEDHDHTPCAAAAHWHADQEMKRGYPAKAAKTLEVAPQTDEVKLLRGWALIYSGEYQSALDCLKKVPDSAEEQVARASVLFRTGENEQAYQLARPLRQGNSEVNAHATFVLGLLHRHREEYEQARQNFRRSAHLWYLRGNLFEEVQSLSLAASADCRMKQSEPDDAFAPILVRAQGHPAAEGFVLINYAVELEHAGQHTQVVDLLQRAAEHMGESGNLNGVAIAANNLGLRYHLDGNTHLAKRWYRKSIDLTFRTGDIRLLGLALSNLSELEVDLVGLEDALMLLNESGQSATVELIRRNLAENVKAIRVS, translated from the coding sequence ATGAAACTTCTCACGTTGGGTGGCCTGCGGGTGGACGGCGCCACCTACCGCCGCGAGAAACCCCTGCTGCTCCTCGCCTACCTGCTTCTGGAAGGCCCGCAGCCGCGCCGCCGACTGGCCGACCTGTTCTGGCCGGACGCCGCGAACCCCATGAACTCCCTGGCGCAGAACCTCATCCGCCTGCGGCCCCTGGGCGCCATCACCGAAACCGACCAGCGGGTCGAGGCGCACCTGCCGTGCGACGCCGCCGACTTCCGCGCCCACCACCGCGCCGCCCGCTGGACCGAAGCGACCACCACGTACACCGGGGAATTCCTCGAAGGCCTGCGCCTGGACCTCACCCCCGACCTCGAAGAATGGCTGCTCGACACCCGCGACACCCTGGCCAGCGAGGCCCGCGCCGCGCACCTCACCCTCGCCGAACACCACCACGCCCGCGCCGAACCCACCCCCGCCCACGCGCACGCCGAACGCGCCTACCGCACCCCCGGCGCACCCCCCTGCCCTCCCGAGGACCTCACCCGACTGTGGCACCTGCTCGGCAGCACCGACCACCCCCTCACGCTGCACCTGCGCCGCGACGCCGACGACCTCGGCCTGCGCCTCCCCACCCCCACACCACCCACCCCCGACCACACCCTCATCGGACGACACGCCGAACTGAGCACCCTGACCGGCCTGCCCACCGGCAGCGTCGCCTGGATCAGCGGCCCCCCCGGCATCGGCAAAACCACCCTCCTGCGCGCCCTCACCCGCCACGGCTGGCGCCTCCTCAGCGCCCGCGGCGGCCTGCCCCTCGCCACCCTCGAACCCCTCAGCCCCCACCCCCTGAGCAGCACCGCCGACGCCCTGAACCTCCTGCGCGACACCCGCCTGAAACTCGCCATCGACGACTGGGAAGACTGCGACGACACCACGCGCGCCGCCCTGACCCTCGCCGCCCGCCAGACCCCCGGCGCGACCATCGCCATCACCGCCCGCCACCCCCCCACCATCCCCACCCCACACCACCTCCCCCTGCACTCCCTCACCGAACACGACCTCCAGAACCACCCCGGCGCGCACGCCGCCACCGGCGGCCACCCCACCCTCCTCGGCGCGTACCTGAACGGCACCCCACCCGACCGCACCCTCGACGCGCACCTCAGACACCTCGGGGACGACCACCGCCGACTGTTCCTCGCCCTCGCCGCGCAGGACACCCCCAACCTCAGCGCCACCCGCGCCGCCCTGAACCTCAGCGCCGCCACCCTCGCGGGCACCCTCGACACCCTCACCCGCGAAGGCCTCACCACTCCAGACGGCAGCATCCGCGCCAGCACCCCCGCCCGACACCTCCTCGACACCCACCCCCTCGACACCACCCTCACGCACCTGCACCTCGCCCGCCACCACCCCCACGACACCGCCTGGCCCCACTGGCTCGCCGCCCGCGACCTCTGGGAAGACCACGACCACACCCCCTGCGCCGCCGCCGCCCACTGGCACGCCGACCAGGAAATGAAACGCGGCTACCCCGCCAAAGCAGCAAAGACCCTGGAAGTCGCGCCGCAGACCGACGAAGTGAAACTATTGCGGGGATGGGCGCTGATTTACAGTGGTGAGTACCAGAGCGCACTGGATTGCTTAAAAAAGGTTCCTGACAGCGCGGAAGAACAGGTGGCCCGTGCTTCTGTCCTATTCAGGACTGGAGAGAACGAGCAGGCCTATCAACTTGCCCGGCCTCTGCGCCAGGGAAACTCCGAAGTCAACGCCCACGCCACCTTCGTTCTGGGCCTGTTGCACCGGCACCGTGAAGAGTATGAACAGGCACGGCAGAACTTCCGCCGCAGCGCGCACCTCTGGTATCTGCGAGGAAACCTGTTTGAGGAAGTTCAGTCCTTGTCCCTTGCTGCCTCAGCGGACTGTCGAATGAAACAGTCTGAGCCGGACGACGCTTTTGCCCCCATCCTGGTCCGTGCTCAGGGTCACCCCGCAGCAGAAGGGTTTGTCCTCATCAACTATGCAGTCGAACTGGAACACGCGGGACAACACACACAGGTGGTTGATCTGCTCCAACGGGCTGCCGAGCACATGGGCGAATCTGGCAATCTCAACGGTGTTGCTATAGCCGCCAACAACCTGGGACTGCGATACCACCTTGACGGGAATACTCATCTGGCGAAACGCTGGTATCGGAAAAGTATAGATCTGACCTTCCGCACCGGCGATATCCGTCTCCTCGGACTGGCCTTGAGTAACCTGTCCGAACTGGAAGTTGACCTTGTCGGACTTGAAGACGCTCTGATGCTCCTCAATGAGAGTGGACAATCTGCGACTGTGGAATTAATTCGGCGGAACCTCGCTGAAAACGTGAAAGCCATTCGCGTCAGTTAG